From Acomys russatus chromosome 2, mAcoRus1.1, whole genome shotgun sequence, one genomic window encodes:
- the Leprot gene encoding leptin receptor gene-related protein has product MAGVKALVALSFSGAIGLTFLMLGCALEDYGVYWPLFVLIFYVISPIPYFIAKRVTYDSDATSSACRELAYFFTTGIVVSAFGFPVILARVAVIKWGACGLVLAGNAVIFLTIQGFFLVFGRGDDFSWEQW; this is encoded by the exons ATGGCGGGCGTTAAAG CTCTTGTGGCACTATCCTTCAGCGGGGCAATTGGGCTGACTTTTCTTATGCTGGGATGTGCCTTGGAGGACTATGG TGTTTACTGGCCCTTGTTCGTCTTGATTTTCTACGTCATCTCCCCTATCCCCTACTTCATCGCCAAAAGGGTCACGTATGACTCTGATGCGACCAGCAGTGCCTGTCGGGAACTGGCGTATTTCTTCACCACTGGGATTGTTGTGTCTGCCTTTGGATTTCCTGTTATTCTTGCTCGAGTGGCTGtg ATCAAGTGGGGCGCCTGTGGTCTTGTGCTGGCCGGCAACGCTGTCATTTTCCTCACAATTCAAGGCTTTTTCCTCGTCTTTGGAAGAGGAGATGATTTCAGTTGGGAACAGTGGTAG